In Sparus aurata chromosome 3, fSpaAur1.1, whole genome shotgun sequence, the following are encoded in one genomic region:
- the hivep3a gene encoding transcription factor HIVEP3, giving the protein MEALHSCLTTGEQSRGQEHCQPESHRRGTRPKSPSQPRQQQQTGSPKSNDTQQQPKQSKRQYPERKRLRHQRQSIDSDTVLEPKHEVTKATTVSSLSPGVPPSSEDGPTESKSETQEGTPKQKRERKPQRPGKYVCTYCGRACAKPSVLQKHIRSHTGERPYPCAPCGFSFKTKSNLYKHRKSHTHKVKAGLALGEPRSLEEQVTESEDETRQLSSASSHTERQKSAASIKSHETERTKDCTGGNDDSYAVKKRLALRLSRGKHCPRDSTDEKTSSLILGSKGSTESGYFSRSESTEQSQDSPPNTSAKSYAEIILGKYGRLGHLQRMPRHHNQQPSGQEDKTIPFTVPKKQVIDHITKLITINEAVVDTSKIDSVKPRRFSLSRKNSSESQKSASIKEPLIHSPKAGDLGYKNSGSITMGVPCEKFHHPSLNVEQPAGQTSAPLVRSHSMPSAASSFDASSGGPSKFRPSQSFDERQPSERQASRRYGMLRRQPAIEIPLGAELTKEEHEGSHSFYPDSITTVPDHKQSQPQPYECEACGTGCKDWEGYKKHKQSLCLAHHPRNEVVISQMECSQLINHAVRAGASAIRKRRKEESFELDDPSSPSLPSPALFSGQMKDESNVIYEKPKRPTLQTCSVIQHTSSFEKQESLCNENQGTEATKNSPPEDFQLAPQKQPQQELTILTNRKLVRQHSVQVPEILVTEDSNMSTRTSIEPTSTAKHSEKPDEFQWPQRSPSLAQLPIEKLPPKKKRLRLAETAQSSGESSFDSLSLPRSPSQDSSASYASSRSTSFEESNRPDMDIATSTPLRKSRALHMLTVPGVHQHREMRRSASEQAPHDPQPNVLISETRSKSFDYSCLSPERSAIGWRERRKCLLMRHTAVRDPDEEEEEQCTIPHNSPEHVSLSTSSQASPTFVCSSRSPTSPLSGETALHNPVRSQCKEMFSQWKLSQNIQLTGSTEPPLTHRPSVDPVKEEASHIHTGQPAHQAPQSYSTHGPSGAARARYLPMSTGLKLEIPLLHDDRSEIRVTRSHIQPSAPHITSSLELLRPVTSPAVAVRLQTDTLTLACAIYTTLSQSASPRPQEKVDAVSHNIGIPTAEYSDNRNMSPDLQLWSDDGLRISGSGGNKRMLSPSNSIEILPELQQQQKRVKEEEEREEGCADNVSVDTCKQELKGENQSCLLSVCSPNTPVGPSFPSLLSSTCNSWCYLNYIKPNPSALDEQKPSVYSSWSTSGYDPNPPGLSSKTAMSLLHCKQRLSPSIYTVSPMSLRTTESMEQEDNKRPFSTEVDNSQSTSRDHEVTRKGQQSVDDNRSNRKDERQEEKKKEEEGQSCYRNKQPPEVWISERESNEKHTIMHGGGGGGGKCQCDDRGFQLKTSSARQKCTRRITESPPYNCTHCNVSVQAKGGLIEHLESKAHGKETCSYSDGTDKGVREEPSTNPDRQKDQCYSDQRRCGADEDDSVKDKDGRDKDNSSKAAESSHTASSDSEKSMEPEPSRSVPVPPKDSTLKSSASTRRALFARRRLDASASASSGGSHSPTAPSIIPQRESSPPRSPSPRPRQSPAPPSSLSPSSSALRPTSPVRGLSPVIVQSHGSESSGPPGSLADTSAQCHACLHPRERPSTARLSVDEVGLTHITSHPARPRGAHNLLSHLPLHSQQPSRAPSLLIPIGGIHMIQPRSFLPLYSLVSSPVAATANSAGTSWRLGDAPKGRASLLQRQDTLKEMSPSSPANPASPASPASPPHPGALGGTSWSSGSDALLHRKNRGCFGIQQPSSPRTETRCPEVNTDAHATERCVFPESTQGQKKAPSSQT; this is encoded by the exons ATGGAGGCCTTGCATAGTTGCTTGACGACTGGGGAGCAGTCCAGAGGTCAAGAGCATTGTCAACCAGAGTCTCATCGCAGAGGCACGCGGCCTAAGTCTCCCTCCCAGCCCCGTCAGCAACAGCAAACTGGCTCCCCAAAGTCCAATGACACTCAACAGCAACCCAAGCAGTCCAAAAGACAATATCCTGAACGTAAACGTCTTAGGCACCAGCGGCAGAGTATTGACTCAGATACTGTGCTGGAGCCTAAACATGAGGTAACAAAAGCAACCACAGTTTCTAGTTTGTCACCAGGTGTCCCACCTTCTTCAGAGGATGGCCCCACAGAGTCTAAATCAGAAACCCAGGAGGGAACCCCGAAACAGAAACGTGAGCGTAAGCCTCAGAGACCAGGCAAATATGTCTGCACTTACTGTGGCCGTGCATGTGCAAAGCCAAGTGTCCTACAGAAACATATTCGCTCGCACACAGGTGAAAGACCCTATCCCTGTGCCCCATGTGGCTTCTCATTTAAGACCAAGAGTAACCTATACAAGCACCGCaaatcgcacacacacaaggtgaAGGCAGGTCTAGCCCTTGGGGAGCCGAGATCTTTAGAGGAGCAAGTCACTGAGTCGGAAGATGAAACTAGACAGTTATCATCTGCATCTTCCCatacagaaagacaaaaaagtgCAGCCTCAATCAAGAGTCACGAAACTGAAAGGACCAAAGATTGCACTGGAGGAAACGATGACTCCTACGCAGTGAAAAAGAGACTGGCTTTGCGTCTAAGTAGAGGAAAACATTGTCCTCGAGATTCAACTGACGAGAAGACTTCATCTCTAATTTTAGGGAGTAAAGGCAGCACAGAATCTGGCTATTTCTCTCGCTCGGAAAGTACTGAGCAGTCACAGGACAGCCCCCCCAACACAAGTGCCAAAAGCTATGCAGAGATCATCCTCGGCAAGTATGGACGCCTCGGACACCTACAGAGGATGCCTCGGCACCATAACCAGCAGCCCTCTGGTCAAGAGGATAAAACCATCCCATTTACAGTCCCCAAGAAGCAGGTCATCGACCACATCACCAAACTCATCACTATCAACGAAGCAGTGGTGGACACCAGTAAAATTGACAGTGTCAAACCAAGAAGGTTCTCACTCTCCAGAAAGAATAGTTCAGAGTCTCAAAAGAGTGCATCCATTAAAGAACCGCTTATTCATAGCCCTAAAGCTGGAGATCTGGGCTATAAAAACAGTGGCTCAATCACCATGGGAGTTCCATGTGAAAAATTTCATCATCCATCCCTAAATGTGGAGCAGCCAGCTGGCCAAACATCTGCCCCTCTGGTGAGAAGTCATTCTATGCCATCTGCAGCTAGTTCATTTGACGCCTCCAGTGGTGGCCCCAGTAAATTCCGCCCAAGTCAGTCCTTTGATGAACGACAGCCTTCTGAAAGGCAGGCATCCCGTCGATATGGGATGCTAAGACGGCAGCCAGCGATTGAGATCCCACTTGGGGCTGAGCTCACAAAAGAGGAACATGAGGGTTCTCATTCATTTTACCCTGACAGCATAACCACTGTGCCTGACCACAAGCAAAGTCAACCGCAGCCATATGAGTGTGAGGCCTGTGGCACTGGATGCAAAGATTGGGAAGGTTATAAGAAACACAAGCAAAGCCTGTGCTTAGCACATCATCCCAGAAATGAGGTGGTAATTAGTCAAATGGAGTGCTCACAGTTAATTAACCATGCAGTCAGAGCAGGAGCTTCAGCAATTCgcaagaggaggaaagaagagagTTTTGAATTAGATGACCCCTCTTCACCTTCATTACCGTCTCCTGCCCTCTTCTCAGGACAGATGAAAGATGAAAGCAATGTCATCTATGAAAAACCCAAAAGGCCTACACTGCAAACCTGTTCGGTGATTCAACATACCagttcatttgaaaaacaagaaTCTTTATGCAATGAGAATCAAGGCACTGAGGCAACAAAAAACTCTCCTCCTGAAGATTTTCAACTGGCGCCTCAGAAACAACCCCAACAAGAGTTGACAATACTAACAAATCGGAAGCTTGTCCGCCAACACAGTGTGCAGGTCCCAGAAATACTTGTCACAGAGGATTCCAACATGAGTACAAGGACCTCAATAGAGCCAACATCCACAGCAAAACATTCAGAGAAACCTGATGAATTCCAGTGGCCACAGAGAAGCCCCTCTCTGGCACAACTTCCTATTGAAAagcttcctccaaagaagaagCGCTTACGTCTAGCAGAGACAGCCCAGTCCTCTGGGGAATCCAGTTTTGACTCTCTATCTCTCCCCCGCAGTCCTAGTCAGGACAGTAGTGCCTCTTATGCATCCAGTCGTTCCACATCCTTTGAAGAGTCAAATAGACCAGACATGGATATAGCAACATCAACACCACTGAGGAAATCAAGAGCTCTTCACATGTTGACAGTGCCTGGGGTGCATCAGCACAGAGAGATGAGGCGCTCAGCATCTGAACAGGCGCCTCATGATCCACAACCAAATGTCCTCATTTCTGAGACCCGCAGTAAGTCTTTTGACTACAGTTGTCTGTCCCCCGAGCGCTCTGCAATTGGCTGGagggaaagaagaaaatgtcTCCTTATGAGACACACTGCTGTCAGGGATccagatgaggaggaggaagaacagTGTACCATACCACACAATAGTCCAGAACATGTCAGCCTGAGTACATCTTCTCAAGCAAGCCCAACCTTTGTGTGCAGCAGTAGGTCTCCCACGTCTCCTTTATCTGGTGAGACAGCCTTGCACAATCCAGTAAGATCACAATGCAAAGAGATGTTCTCTCAATGGAAACTCAGTCAGAACATTCAGTTGACAGGCAGCACAGAACCCCCTCTTACTCATCGCCCATCTGTAGATCCTGTAAAAGAAGAGGCCTCACACATCCATACAGGGCAGCCCGCTCATCAAGCACCACAGTCCTATTCTACACATGGACCATCAGGGGCAGCCAGAGCTCGATACCTCCCCATGTCTACGGGGCTAAAGCTAGAGATTCCATTACTACATGATGATCGTTCAGAGATTCGAGTAACTCGCTCCCACATCCAGCCCTCAGCCCCTCACATCACTTCCAGTCTTGAATTACTGAGGCCAGTCACATCTCCAGCAGTAGCAGTGCGTCTCCAAACAGACACCCTCACCCTAGCGTGTGCTATATACACCACATTGTCTCAGTCCGCCTCCCCCAGACCCCAGGAGAAAGTTGACGCTGTTTCACACAACATTGGCATCCCAACAGCTGAATACAGTGACAATAGGAACATGAGTCCAGACCTTCAATTGTGGTCTGACGATGGCCTCAGGATATCAGGTTCAGGGGGCAACAAGCGCATGCTTTCCCCTTCAAATAGTATAGAGATTCTGCCTGAGTTACAGCAACAGCAGAAACgagtaaaagaagaagaggagagggaggaggggtgtGCTGACAATGTATCAGTGGACACGTGCAAGCAGGAACTCAAAGGGGAGAATCAGTCATGTCTACTCAGTGTTTGTTCTCCCAACACACCCGTTGGACCATCATTCCCCAGTTTGCTGTCCAGCACCTGTAATAGCTGGTGCTATTTGAACTACATTAAACCAAACCCTTCTGCTCTGGATGAACAGAAGCCCTCAGTGTATTCATCGTGGTCCACTAGCGGCTATGACCCCAACCCACCTGGTCTTTCCAGCAAGACAGCTATGTCTCTGCTGCACTGTAAGCAGAGGCTCAGTCCCTCCATCTACACCGTATCGCCGATGTCACTCAGGACCACAGAGTCAATGGAGCAAGAGGACAACAAAAGGCCATTCTCCACTGAG GTTGACAACAGCCAGTCGACCAGCAGAGACCACGAGGTAACAAGGAAGGGACAGCAGTCTGTGGATGACAACAGGTCAAACAGAAAAGACGAGAGgcaggaagaaaagaagaaagaggaggaaggacagTCATGCTACAGAAATAAACAACCTCCTGAAGTTTGGATCTCTGAAAGAGA ATCAAATGAGAAGCATACTATCATgcatggtggaggtggaggtggagggaagtGCCAATGTGACGATCGTGGATTCCAACTTAAGACTTCCAGTGCGCGGCAGAAGTGTACCCGACGCATCACAGAATCACCGCCATATAACTGCACACACTGTAATGTTTCGGTTCAAGctaaag gCGGCCTCATTGAGCATCTGGAATCTAAGGCACATGGAAAAGAAACCTGTTCTTACTCAGATGGCACAGACAAAG GAGTCCGTGAAGAACCTTCAACGAACCCAGATAGACAAAAAGATCAGTGCTACTCTGATCAGAGGAGATGTGGGGCCGATGAGGACGACAGTGTAAAGGACAAAGATGGACGTGATAAAGACAACAGTTCCAAGGCAGCTGAAAGCTCTCACACTGCCTCCTCTGATAGTGAGAAGTCGATGGAGCCCGAACCAAGCCGGTCTGTCCCGGTTCCCCCCAAGGATTCTACCCTGAAGAGCTCGGCCAGCACCAGGAGGGCTCTGTTCGCCCGAAGACGCCTCGACGCTTCAGCATCGGCGTCCTCGGGGGGCTCCCATTCTCCAACTGCTCCGTCCATAATCCCACAGAGGGAGTCGTCTCCACCTCGCAGCCCGTCACCCAGGCCTCGCCAGTCCCCAgctcccccttcctccctctccccatccagttctgctctgaGACCAACATCCCCTGTCAGAGGTCTTTCTCCTGTAATAGTGCAGTCCCATGGATCTGAGTCCTCGGGGCCTCCAGGTTCCCTGGCAGACACCTCTGCTCAGTGTCACGCCTGTCTTCACCCAAGAGAGCGACCGTCTACAGCACGACTG TCTGTGGACGAGGTTGGTCTGACCCACATCACTTCACATCCCGCGAGGCCCCGGGGAGCCCACAACCTCCTGAGTCACCTTCCTCTGCACTCCCAGCAGCCGAGCAGGGCCCCGAGCCTCCTTATTCCCATCGGGGGGATTCACATGATTCAGCCCAGGTCCTTCCTCCCGCTGTACAGCCTGGTGAGCAGCCCCGTGGCAGCCACAGCTAACTCCGCAGGGACCTCCTGGAGACTAGGTGACGCTCCTAAGGGGAGGGCTTCTCTGCTGCAGCGCCAGGATACTCTCAAAGAGATGTCGCCCAGCAGCCCAGCCAACCCAGCCAGCCCAGCCAGCCCAGCCAGCCCGCCACACCCCGGGGCGTTAGGGGGAACGTCCTGGAGCAGCGGATCAGACGCTCTATTACACAGAAAGAACCGAGGATGCTTCGGCATCCAACAGCCGTCGAGTCCCAGGACAGAGACGAGGTGTCCGGAGGTGAACACAGACGCACATGCCACAGAGAGGTGTGTTTTCCCCGAGAGCACCCAAGGCCAAAAAAAGGCTCCTTCCTCCCAGACATAG